In Ipomoea triloba cultivar NCNSP0323 chromosome 15, ASM357664v1, one genomic interval encodes:
- the LOC116005503 gene encoding patatin-like protein 1 isoform X1 codes for MGASLSSSCIQNNKHSTAAKLYTVLSIDGGGIRGIIPATILEFLESQLQEVDGEDARIADYFDVIAGTSVGGLIATMLASPDEHNRPAFSAKDITPMLFEYGPFIFPSGRGIQDMLKGPKYDGEFLRQMIRIKLGGIRLHQALTNLVIPTFDIKSFKPIIFSSREANVCAGMDALLSDVCIGTSAAPTYFPPYKFVNHDILGKEYEFNLVDGGVVANNPTLVGLSEANKVGMEKNRKFLSKKLKAMDYSQLLVISLGSGSRNLENKYSAEVAAKWNILDWMVQIDTGIPTLISSPLINLVSYGMADMVDYHISTIFQSLNVGENYLRIQDNALEGTIAAMDNASLENMIHLREIGENLLKQPVSKVDLNSGIYMRVSKDYTNEDILKKFAKILSDQKKNYPRKGPK; via the exons ATGGGTGCATCGTTATCATCATCCTGCATTCAAAATAACAAGCACTCAACTGCTGCAAAACTTTACACagtcctcagcattgatggagGTGGCATTAGAGGAATCATTCCTGCTACGATTCTTGAATTTCTTGAATCCCAGCTTCAG GAGGTGGATGGGGAAGATGCGAGAATTGCAGACTACTTTGATGTGATTGCAGGAACAAGTGTTGGTGGTCTCATAGCCACCATGTTAGCTAGTCCCGATGAACATAACCGGCCGGCCTTCTCCGCCAAGGATATCACACCTATGCTTTTTGAATATGGCCCTTTTATCTTCCCATCAGGAAg AGGGATCCAAGATATGCTGAAAGGTCCCAAGTATGATGGAGAGTTCCTTCGGCAAATGATAAGGATAAAGCTAGGAGGCATTCGGCTACATCAAGCTTTGACTAATCTTGTCATTCCAACCTTTGACATCAAGTCTTTCAAACCAATTATTTTCTCTTCCCGTGAG gCTAATGTGTGTGCTGGTATGGATGCTTTGCTATCGGATGTGTGCATTGGGACGTCTGCAGCGCCGACATATTTCCCTCCGTACAAATTTGTGAATCACGACATCCTAGGCAAGGAGTACGAGTTCAACCTCGTAGATGGTGGCGTGGTCGCAAACAATCCG ACCTTGGTTGGCCTAAGTGAAGCAAACAAGGTTGGGATGGAGAAAAATCGCAAGTTTCTGTCAAAGAAGCTCAAGGCTATGGACTATAGTCAGCTTTTGGTCATCTCTTTAGGCTCAGGTTCCCGGAATTTGGAGAACAAATACAGTGCTGAGGTGGCAGCCAAATGGAACATTTTAGATTGGATGGTTCAAATTGACACTGGAATCCCTACACTAATTTCAAGCCCTCTCATCAACTTGGTTTCCTATGGAATGGCAGATATGGTTGATTATCACATTTCTACAATCTTTCAGTCTCTTAATGTTGGGGAGAATTATCTCAGAATTCAG GATAATGCCTTAGAAGGGACAATTGCAGCAATGGATAATGCTTCTTTGGAGAATATGATACACCTTAGAGAAATCGGTGAAAACTTGCTTAAACAACCAGTTTCAAAAGTGGATCTCAATTCCGGAATATATATGCGAGTTTCAAAGGATTACACAAACGAGGACATTTTGAAAAA ATTTGCAAAAATACTGTCAGATCAGAAGAAAAACTACCCAAGAAAAGGACCCAAGTAA
- the LOC116005503 gene encoding patatin-like protein 1 isoform X2, with translation MIMHAIKLVLSIDGGGIRGIIPATILEFLESQLQEVDGEDARIADYFDVIAGTSVGGLIATMLASPDEHNRPAFSAKDITPMLFEYGPFIFPSGRGIQDMLKGPKYDGEFLRQMIRIKLGGIRLHQALTNLVIPTFDIKSFKPIIFSSREANVCAGMDALLSDVCIGTSAAPTYFPPYKFVNHDILGKEYEFNLVDGGVVANNPTLVGLSEANKVGMEKNRKFLSKKLKAMDYSQLLVISLGSGSRNLENKYSAEVAAKWNILDWMVQIDTGIPTLISSPLINLVSYGMADMVDYHISTIFQSLNVGENYLRIQDNALEGTIAAMDNASLENMIHLREIGENLLKQPVSKVDLNSGIYMRVSKDYTNEDILKKFAKILSDQKKNYPRKGPK, from the exons ATGATAATGCATGCAATTAAGCTAG tcctcagcattgatggagGTGGCATTAGAGGAATCATTCCTGCTACGATTCTTGAATTTCTTGAATCCCAGCTTCAG GAGGTGGATGGGGAAGATGCGAGAATTGCAGACTACTTTGATGTGATTGCAGGAACAAGTGTTGGTGGTCTCATAGCCACCATGTTAGCTAGTCCCGATGAACATAACCGGCCGGCCTTCTCCGCCAAGGATATCACACCTATGCTTTTTGAATATGGCCCTTTTATCTTCCCATCAGGAAg AGGGATCCAAGATATGCTGAAAGGTCCCAAGTATGATGGAGAGTTCCTTCGGCAAATGATAAGGATAAAGCTAGGAGGCATTCGGCTACATCAAGCTTTGACTAATCTTGTCATTCCAACCTTTGACATCAAGTCTTTCAAACCAATTATTTTCTCTTCCCGTGAG gCTAATGTGTGTGCTGGTATGGATGCTTTGCTATCGGATGTGTGCATTGGGACGTCTGCAGCGCCGACATATTTCCCTCCGTACAAATTTGTGAATCACGACATCCTAGGCAAGGAGTACGAGTTCAACCTCGTAGATGGTGGCGTGGTCGCAAACAATCCG ACCTTGGTTGGCCTAAGTGAAGCAAACAAGGTTGGGATGGAGAAAAATCGCAAGTTTCTGTCAAAGAAGCTCAAGGCTATGGACTATAGTCAGCTTTTGGTCATCTCTTTAGGCTCAGGTTCCCGGAATTTGGAGAACAAATACAGTGCTGAGGTGGCAGCCAAATGGAACATTTTAGATTGGATGGTTCAAATTGACACTGGAATCCCTACACTAATTTCAAGCCCTCTCATCAACTTGGTTTCCTATGGAATGGCAGATATGGTTGATTATCACATTTCTACAATCTTTCAGTCTCTTAATGTTGGGGAGAATTATCTCAGAATTCAG GATAATGCCTTAGAAGGGACAATTGCAGCAATGGATAATGCTTCTTTGGAGAATATGATACACCTTAGAGAAATCGGTGAAAACTTGCTTAAACAACCAGTTTCAAAAGTGGATCTCAATTCCGGAATATATATGCGAGTTTCAAAGGATTACACAAACGAGGACATTTTGAAAAA ATTTGCAAAAATACTGTCAGATCAGAAGAAAAACTACCCAAGAAAAGGACCCAAGTAA